The Opitutales bacterium ASA1 genome window below encodes:
- a CDS encoding ATPase, T2SS/T4P/T4SS family, whose translation MDVVDLGRQRPHPTALDSLPRHLAERYRVFPIEFVGTSLRIAVCDPLDTDTVDSLRHVLQRPVEAVLSSAAEIETAIARYYAKEGESVQSFLKELAPGEATAETAPESTVALIESAQGGKATETDAPIIRLVQMIITEAFNRRASDIHLEPLEKRFRVRYRVDGVLHEVESPPKRLQLAVISRLKIMANMSIAEKRLPQDGRIQLSVGGKQVDLRVSCLPTAHGESIVMRILDKEGLMLGLPELGFLSDDQGLFERLVTLPDGIILVTGPTGSGKTTSLYACLNFINRPDRKIITVEDPVEYQLNGINQVPVRAEVGMTFASALRAMLRQAPNVIMVGEIRDLETAEIAINASLTGHMVFSTLHTNDAPTAITRLVDLGIKPFLVATALRATMAQRLVRRICSHCKAPYEPDARELRALGLEADHIAGAQFSRGRGCAYCANTGYRGRMGIFEVFVVGEEIQRMIYESSTGHLLRGRARELGMRTMRDDGIRKAIAGITTIEEVLSSTIGDVS comes from the coding sequence ATGGACGTCGTCGATCTGGGACGACAGCGACCGCACCCGACCGCGCTCGACTCCCTGCCGCGCCATCTCGCCGAGCGTTACCGAGTCTTCCCCATCGAGTTCGTCGGCACCTCGCTTCGCATCGCGGTGTGCGATCCGCTCGATACCGATACCGTCGATTCGCTTCGCCACGTGTTGCAGCGACCGGTCGAGGCGGTGTTGTCCTCCGCGGCGGAGATCGAGACCGCCATCGCTCGCTATTACGCGAAGGAAGGCGAGTCGGTGCAGAGTTTCTTGAAGGAACTCGCGCCCGGCGAGGCGACCGCCGAAACGGCACCGGAGAGCACCGTCGCCTTGATCGAATCCGCCCAAGGAGGCAAGGCGACGGAGACCGATGCTCCCATCATCCGCCTCGTGCAGATGATCATCACCGAGGCCTTCAATCGCCGAGCGTCCGATATTCATCTCGAACCGTTGGAGAAACGCTTTCGCGTCCGCTACCGTGTCGACGGCGTGCTGCACGAGGTCGAGAGCCCGCCCAAGCGCCTCCAACTCGCCGTCATCTCGCGCCTCAAGATCATGGCCAACATGAGCATCGCGGAGAAACGGCTTCCTCAGGACGGCCGCATCCAGCTCTCGGTCGGTGGCAAACAAGTCGATCTCCGCGTCTCGTGTCTGCCCACCGCCCACGGCGAAAGCATCGTGATGCGCATACTCGACAAGGAAGGCCTCATGCTCGGCCTACCCGAACTCGGATTCCTGAGTGACGACCAAGGGCTGTTCGAGCGTCTCGTCACGCTTCCCGACGGCATCATCCTCGTCACTGGACCCACGGGCTCCGGCAAGACGACCTCTCTTTACGCCTGCCTCAACTTCATCAACCGACCCGACCGCAAGATCATCACCGTCGAGGATCCGGTCGAATACCAGCTCAACGGCATCAACCAAGTCCCCGTCCGAGCGGAGGTCGGCATGACGTTCGCCTCTGCCCTCCGGGCCATGCTCCGGCAGGCGCCCAACGTCATCATGGTCGGCGAGATTCGCGATTTGGAGACGGCCGAGATCGCGATCAACGCGTCGCTCACCGGTCACATGGTGTTCAGTACCCTGCACACCAACGACGCGCCGACCGCCATCACCCGCCTCGTCGATCTCGGCATCAAGCCCTTCCTCGTCGCCACTGCCTTGCGCGCCACGATGGCCCAGCGCCTCGTCCGCCGTATCTGCTCGCACTGCAAGGCACCTTACGAGCCCGACGCGCGCGAACTGCGTGCGCTCGGTCTCGAAGCCGACCACATCGCCGGTGCTCAATTCTCCCGCGGTCGCGGCTGCGCCTACTGTGCCAACACCGGCTACAGGGGGCGCATGGGCATTTTCGAAGTCTTCGTCGTCGGAGAGGAGATCCAGCGCATGATCTACGAGTCCTCCACCGGCCATCTCCTGCGTGGCCGTGCGCGCGAACTCGGCATGCGCACCATGCGCGACGACGGCATCCGCAAAGCCATCGCCGGCATCACCACGATAGAAGAGGTGCTCTCCTCTACCATCGGGGACGTCAGTTGA